ATGGCAAAGGAGACATTTCAACGTACCAAGCCGCACGTGAACATCGGAACGATTGGTCACGTGGATCACGGGAAAACAACCTTAACGGCAGCGATTACCACGGTGATGGCGAAGACCTACGGTGGAGTTGCCAAGCAGTTTGCAGATATTGACAATGCACCTGAAGAGCGGGAGCGTGGGATTACCATCGCCACGGCTCACGTGGAATATGAGACGGAAGATCGTCACTATGCCCACGTAGACTGCCCGGGTCACGCCGACTATGTGAAGAACATGGTAACGGGAGCGGCCCAGATGGACGGGGCGATTTTGGTGGTTGCGGCCACAGACGGCCCCATGCCACAGACCCGTGAGCACATTCTGCTTGCCCGCCAGGTAGGCGTGCCTCAGCTGGTTGTGTTTATGAACAAGGTGGACCTTGTGGATGATGAAGAGCTTCTGGAGCTGGTTGAGCTTGAAGTTCGCGAACTGCTGTCATCGTATGAGTTTGACGGGGACAACATTCCTGTAATCCAGGGAAGTGCCCTTGGCGCGCTGAACGGCGAAGAAGAGCATGAGAAAAGTATTGTTGAGCTGATGGACGCCGTGGATGACACCATCCCGACTCCTGAGCGTGATGTAGACAAGCCGTTCCTGATGCCGGTTGAGGATGTATTCTCAATTACCGGTCGCGGAACCGTAGCAACGGGCCGGATTGAGCGTGGAGTGATTGAGCTCAACGACGAGGTAGAGATTGTAGGGATTATTGAAGATCCGCTGAAGAGCGTGGTTACCGGGATTGAGATGTTCCGCCGCCTGCTGGACAGGGGAGAGGCTGGTGATAACGCCGGTATTCTGCTTCGAGGAATTAACAAGGAGCAGCTCGAGCGCGGCATGGTGCTGTGCAAGCCGGGAAGCATCAACCCACACAAGGAGTTTGAGTGTGAGGTGTATGTACTGAGCAAAGATGAAGGAGGCCGTCACACGCCGTTCTTCAAAGGCTATCGCCC
The window above is part of the Rhodohalobacter sp. SW132 genome. Proteins encoded here:
- the tuf gene encoding elongation factor Tu; the protein is MAKETFQRTKPHVNIGTIGHVDHGKTTLTAAITTVMAKTYGGVAKQFADIDNAPEERERGITIATAHVEYETEDRHYAHVDCPGHADYVKNMVTGAAQMDGAILVVAATDGPMPQTREHILLARQVGVPQLVVFMNKVDLVDDEELLELVELEVRELLSSYEFDGDNIPVIQGSALGALNGEEEHEKSIVELMDAVDDTIPTPERDVDKPFLMPVEDVFSITGRGTVATGRIERGVIELNDEVEIVGIIEDPLKSVVTGIEMFRRLLDRGEAGDNAGILLRGINKEQLERGMVLCKPGSINPHKEFECEVYVLSKDEGGRHTPFFKGYRP